The following proteins are encoded in a genomic region of Tigriopus californicus strain San Diego chromosome 6, Tcal_SD_v2.1, whole genome shotgun sequence:
- the LOC131881513 gene encoding uncharacterized protein LOC131881513 isoform X1: MKDSENPHSFQITMQVSRLQFYLGTLILGLSLFAPETEAIAAEVTEIIGVVRLGVSVVEYMYNVFAQIAKDPNVQDIDILGKGKRDLDKELLDEYYLISIALDRLAESNIGVETTIRQLQHNLPQIIRREFKLDRIDSIVRALSSSYKTFEYYQEYADQINSLTLQDFATSATSHGLGSIRFHLNELHSLVVPKGGILGDVGIFDLLSNGVEGHQYICFHGTVASPADLQFITSYCTGRNQRLCHDPNSAI; the protein is encoded by the exons ATGAAAGACTCTGAAAATCCTCATTCATTTCAGATCACAATGCAAGTGAGTCGACTTCAGTTTTACCTCGGGACTCTCATTTTGGGCTTGAGCCTTTTTGCTCCCGAAACGGAAGCAATTGCGGCAGAGGTCACAGAAATCATCGGAGTGGTTCGTTTGGGCGTGAGTGTGGTGGAATATATGTATAACGTCTTTGCTCAGATCGCCAAAGACCCCAATGTTCAAGACATCGACATTTTGG GAAAGGGGAAACGGGATTTGGACAAAGAGCTCTTGGACGAGTATTATCTGATATCAATTGCTTTGGATCGTTTGGCTGAGAGCAATATTGGGGTGGAAACCACCATTCGGCAATTGCAACATAACCTCCCTCAAATCATAAG ACGAGAGTTTAAACTGGATCGGATAGACAGCATTGTGCGAGCTCTTTCCTCCAGTTACAAAACCTTCGAATACTATCAAGAATATGCCGATCAGATCAACAGTCTCACACTCCAGGATTTTGCCACCAGTGCCACCAGCCATGGCCTCGGATCCATCCGCTTCCATCTCAACGAGCTCCACTCCTTGGTGGTTCCCAAGGGTGGGATTTTGGGAGATGTGGGCATTTTCGATCTTCTTTCCAACGGAGTTGAG GGTCATCAATACATTTGTTTCCATGGAACAGTCGCCTCACCAGCTGATCTACAATTTATCACAAGTTATTGCACTGGCAGAAATCAAAGGCTATGCCATGATCCAAATTCAGCTATATGA
- the LOC131881513 gene encoding uncharacterized protein LOC131881513 isoform X2, translating into MQVSRLQFYLGTLILGLSLFAPETEAIAAEVTEIIGVVRLGVSVVEYMYNVFAQIAKDPNVQDIDILGKGKRDLDKELLDEYYLISIALDRLAESNIGVETTIRQLQHNLPQIIRREFKLDRIDSIVRALSSSYKTFEYYQEYADQINSLTLQDFATSATSHGLGSIRFHLNELHSLVVPKGGILGDVGIFDLLSNGVEGHQYICFHGTVASPADLQFITSYCTGRNQRLCHDPNSAI; encoded by the exons ATGCAAGTGAGTCGACTTCAGTTTTACCTCGGGACTCTCATTTTGGGCTTGAGCCTTTTTGCTCCCGAAACGGAAGCAATTGCGGCAGAGGTCACAGAAATCATCGGAGTGGTTCGTTTGGGCGTGAGTGTGGTGGAATATATGTATAACGTCTTTGCTCAGATCGCCAAAGACCCCAATGTTCAAGACATCGACATTTTGG GAAAGGGGAAACGGGATTTGGACAAAGAGCTCTTGGACGAGTATTATCTGATATCAATTGCTTTGGATCGTTTGGCTGAGAGCAATATTGGGGTGGAAACCACCATTCGGCAATTGCAACATAACCTCCCTCAAATCATAAG ACGAGAGTTTAAACTGGATCGGATAGACAGCATTGTGCGAGCTCTTTCCTCCAGTTACAAAACCTTCGAATACTATCAAGAATATGCCGATCAGATCAACAGTCTCACACTCCAGGATTTTGCCACCAGTGCCACCAGCCATGGCCTCGGATCCATCCGCTTCCATCTCAACGAGCTCCACTCCTTGGTGGTTCCCAAGGGTGGGATTTTGGGAGATGTGGGCATTTTCGATCTTCTTTCCAACGGAGTTGAG GGTCATCAATACATTTGTTTCCATGGAACAGTCGCCTCACCAGCTGATCTACAATTTATCACAAGTTATTGCACTGGCAGAAATCAAAGGCTATGCCATGATCCAAATTCAGCTATATGA
- the LOC131881516 gene encoding uncharacterized protein LOC131881516 has translation MLFFQVIFAIGFLNGIQCYRGKVCNETDECDQNETCHFIHSLIAICIHDEDWRQILANPDHPANPIRQLPPNESNSLDTLNNILEPLYDDDAEEDIKEEQVVFADDGQGQGQIPTEGVTLENDETALTMDLVEANPDIYQGSFFTGENQTELVAN, from the exons ATGTTGTTTTTCCAAGTTATCTTCGCGATCGGGTTTCTGAATGGCATCCAATGCTATCGAGGAAAAG TTTGCAACGAGACTGATGAATGTGATCAGAATGAGACCTGTCATTTCATCCATTCCTTGATCGCTATTTGCATTCATGACGAAGACTGGCGTCAGATCTTGGCGAATCCAGACCACCCTGCCAATCCCATTAGGCAATTGCCACCAAATGAATCCAATTCTTTGGACACCTTAAATAATATATTAGAGCCATTGTATGACGATGATGCAGAAGAGGATATCAAAGAGGAACAAGTTGTGTTTGCCGATGATGGACAAGGACAAGGACAGATACCAACTGAGGGCGTTACTTTGGAAAACGATGAAACTGCACTTACAATGGATTTGGTCGAGGCCAATCCGGATATCTATCAAGGTTCCTTCTTCACCGGTGAAAACCAAACCGAGTTGGTTGCCAATTGA